GACGCTAAATTCTAGGTAGAATAAAAAGAATATGTTAAAATATGGCTAGTAGCGTTACTATTAGGAGGAATTTATATGAATTTAATACCAACAGTTATCGAACAATCTGCTAGAGGAGAACGTGCCTATGATATTTATTCACGTTTACTTAAAGATCGTATCATTATGTTAAGTGGCCCTATTGACGATAACGTTGCAAATAGTGTCATTGCACAATTATTATTTTTAGATGCCCAAGATCCTGAAAAAGATATTTATCTTTACATCAACTCGCCAGGTGGAAGTGTTTCAGCAGGTCTTGCCATTTATGACACAATGAATTTCGTTAAGTCTGATATTCAAACTATCGTATTAGGTATGGCTGCATCAATGGGAAGTTTCTTATTATCATCTGGAACAAAAGGAAAACGATTTGCTTTACCAAATGCTGAAATTATGATTCATCAGCCGCTTGGAGGAGCACAAGGTCAAGCAACAGAAATTGAAATTGCAGCTCGCCATATTCTGAATACAAGAGAAAGATTAAATAAAATTTTAGCTGAAAATACTGGTCAACCAATTGAAATTATCGAACAAGATACTGATCGAGATAATTTCATGTCAGCTGAAGATGCTAAAAAATATGGCCTCATTGATGAAGTAATGGTAAACAGTGCCGCTTTAAAATAAGGAGATGAATCCTACCTATGACACAAATCGACACATCAAAAGTCACCACTACAAACGGAATAAAGATTGGGCAAAAGGAAGCACCATATACATTAATTGAATTTGTTAATCTTCGTTGTCCATACTGCCGTCAATGGTGGAATGAAAAGTTAGACTTAATAACAGATGAGGTATCTAAACATAATCTTCATTATGTCATCAAACTTTTTAATAAAACATCGCCTAGTCTAATACTGGGTAATGTTATGCATCAGTACGTCCCAATGGATGAACGAGCTCTTGAGATTATTACAAAGATATATGATACTCAAAATGAGTGGGGTCGTTTATATTCTGCTGAAGAGGTAACTCATTTTGCTGAAGAAACTTTAGGACTTGTAAAGCAATCAAATGATGTAGTGTTAGATAGTATTGTAAAAGAAGCAGAACAAGCCTCTATTCGTTTTGTTCCTACTTTAATTATGGGCGATATTGATTTTGACCAAAAGATTTCAAATGATGATTTTTTAGCGTTATTCAATTAAAAAAACGTATCAAGTACGAGTCATCTAACTCTACGCTTGATACGTTTTTTTATTCTATTATATTTTTGATTCAATTAATTAGTCGTTTCTTCTGTCACATAAGGAATAGACACATAAAAAGCTGTTCCTAAATCTACATGGCTTTTTACATTTATCGTACCATGATAATTTTCGATTAATTGTTGTGCAATAGACAGCCCTAATCCATTACCACCAGTATGACGAGCTCTTGCTTTATCTACCCGGTAAAATCGATTAAATACTTTTTCAATCTCCTCTTCTGAAATACCTTCACCAAAATCCTGAATCATCACATCAACCGATTGATAAGACTTCGATGCTGAAATAATCACTTCTTTTCTATCTCTAGAATACTTTACGGCATTGTCCATTAAAATAATTAAAATTTGTTCAAAGTGATTACGATACATTTTAATTTCAACCGAGTGATCTAAATCATCGTCATCTAAATTAAATACAAAATCTGGATATAACATTTGAAAGTTACTAACTGTTGTTTGAATGGTTTCTTTTGCCATACATGTTTCATTTTTATAATGAAAGTCCGATTGTTCTGCACGAGATAAATCAAGCATCTCTTGAACCAAGCTTTTCATACGTGTGATTTCTTGCAACGAGGCACTTAAAGATTCTTCTAACACTTCTGGATCATCTTTTCCCCAACGATTCAATAAATTCATATGCCCTTCAATGACCGCAACAGGCGTTCTCAGCTCATGCGATACATCTTCAACAAACTGTTGCTGTTGGGTAATAAAACGCTCCATACGCTCAATCATGTCGTTAAATGCCATAGCTAAATCATAAATCTCATCATTTGATTTAGGAACAGGCATTCTAAGACCTGTTTTATGAGCTGTTTCAATATTATTTAATGTTTTTACCATTTTTCTTAAAGGACTTGTAAAGTAAGTTGATAAGAGAAAACTCACAATGACACTAACAAGTAATCCACATATACCTATCATAATTAAATTCTGTAATAGTTCTTTTCTAAACTTATAATAAAATCCTAAGTCATAAAAACCTTGTGCGTAACCAATCAGCTTACCAGTTTGATCAGAATGAACTGGTTTTAATAGAACTAATCCAGTCACATACTCATAAGTTTTTATAACCGTTTCTGATTGTGATTCTTTATCAAATGGAACAAAGCGATTTTTTGTTTCAAAAACCAAATCACCCTCAACGTTGTATACTTTTAAATCCATTTCAGGTCTAGATAGTTCTGACATAAAACTATTTAAATTCATCATACTGGATTCTAGTGTATTAACACCATAGTAACTATCTCCCACATATTCGCCAGTTGATTCTTTTAAATAAAAAACAGAGCTATTAAAACTTAGCGATTCTACTCCTCTTGATAAACGAGTGGTAACTTCAGATAACGTTCGATTAAACGTCACCTCTTCTTGTTCGACCATTAATCGTGTACTAATTTGATAAGAGATAATGGCAAAAAGCGTAAACAAAATAGAGATGACCAACGATGTTAGTATCGTCCATTTTAATGTGATAGATTTCCAAGAAAATTTTTGAGGCCAATTCATCTTACTTTTAAATTGATTCATCACGATCTCATTACATACCCAGTTCCACGAACCGTTTGGATATAACTATCTTCTCCTGGAACATCAATTTTATTACGTAAATAACGAATATACACATCAACAACATTTGTTTCAACTTCTATTTCATAGCCCCATACTTTATTTAATAGTACATCTCTAGAAAGCACGACATTAACATTTTCCATCAAAATAAGTAATAACTCATATTCACGTTTAGTTAACTCAATAATTTCATCACCACGGCGAACTACGCGATTTTCCTTTTCAATGGTTAAATTCCGATAAGATAAAGTCGTTTGTTTCGCGACATTTTTATCTCCCTCAATATCAATTCGGCGAAGTAATGCACGTAATCGTGCGAGCAGTTCTTCAATAGCAAACGGTTTTACAATATAATCATCTGCTCCATGGTCTAAACCAGACACACGATCAATCACTGAATCTCTTGCTGTCATCATAATAATAGGCGTATTTTTTACTTGACGAATACGACGACACACCTCTAAACCATTTAATTCAGGTAACATTAAATCAAGTAGAATCGCATCCCACTCTTGTGATAATGCTGCTTCTAAACCAGTACGACCATTATAATGGACCTCTGTCTCATATTTTTCATGCTTTAACTCTAACTCTACAAAACGAGCCAAGTTTTTTTCATCTTCAATAATTAATATTTTATTTGACATAAATACACATGCCTTTCTCATTAAACTAATAGATTTCTTCACAGTCTTAATTATTATAACGATATTTTAATTAAAAATCTATTATAATTATTTCAAAAATTTACTTAAAGTCTTATCTTTACAGGATAGACGGGTCTTATTATAATTTAATTTAACAAAATTAATATGTTAATTGAACTAGAAATCAAATAAAAAAGAGGATTGTCATAGACAACCTCTTTGTTTTTCACTCGAAAACAAATTGATTTTGATATAATTCTGCATAAAATCCTTTTTGAGCTATTAAAGAATCATGTGTACCCGATTCAATGATTTCTCCTTGATTTAATACCACGATAAAATCTGCATCAAGAATTGTCTTTAAGCGATGAGCAATGACAAAACTTGTTCTACCACTAATAATTGTTTCCATTGCTTGTTGAATACGACTTTCTGTCACAGTATCAACATTACTTGTTGCCTCATCTAATATTAATAAATCTGGATTGGTAATAATTGTTCTAGCAATACTGATTAATTGCTTCTGACCAACACTGAAAATACTATTTTCATCACTAACAATTGTATTATATCCATCTTCAAGTGATACAATGAAATCATGAATATTCGCTTGCTTAGCAGCTGAAACAACTTCTTCATCTGTCGCATCTGGCTTTCCAAAAACAATATTTTCACGAATTGTTCCAGAAAAAAGAATAGAATCCTGTAATACAATCCCAATATGAGAACGCAAACTATCTAACGTCACAGCTCTAATATCTCTACCATCAATCGTGATATTACCTGAATTGACATCATAAAATCGATTTAATAAATTCATGACAGTTGTTTTACCAGAACCTGTTGGGCCAACTAAAGCGACCATTTGTCCTTTTTTGGCTTCAATCGAAATATCTTTTAATATAGGTCGATCCTCTTCATAAGAAAAATCAACATGAGACAGCGTGACATTCTTCTCTAATCCTGTTAATTTTTCTACATTTTTATCATCTGGTTCATCTGGTTGAGCAAAGACTTGATTCAATCGTTTCGCTCCTGTAAAAGCTAATTGTAGCATACTAAATTGAGATGATATTTGTGTTAGTGGCATATAAAATTGTTGTGAATACTGGATGAATGTGACAATCAAACCCAAACCTGCTGCTTTTTCAATACTCCCACTATTCACTAACCATCCACCGGCAAAAATAACAATCGCAGTGTTTAATAAAGAAATACCTTGCATCGTTGGAAACAGTAACCCTGAATAAACTTGACCTTTAAAGGTTGCTTCCTTCACTTCATTATTCACTTTTTCAAATCCTTCAATGGTTTCTTCTTCTAGTCCGTTTGTGATAATCACTTTTTGACCAGAAATTTTTTCGTCAATGTAGCCATTCAAACGCCCGATACTTTCTTGTTGAATTCCAACTTTTTTCTCGGCTTGTTTAATAATAACCATCGCAAAAATAATGGCAATAGGAGACATGGCTAGTGTAACCCATGACATTGTCACATTTTCACGAAACATCATAAATGTCACACCAATTAGCATGGATACATTGGTTAATACTTGAATCAACGCTTGGTTCATTGTGTTTGAAATATTATCCAAATCACTCGTAAAACGACTCAATATATCCCCATGCTGATGTGTATCAAAAAAACGAATAGTCATCGTTTGTAGTTTTCTAAATAAGCCAATTCTCATTTTATTTGTAGACTGTCCAGTTACTCGTGACATTAAAATGTTTTGGATAAACATGGAAATAGCATTTAATACATACAATCCAACCAATAACTTGATCACACTAGTAAAAGGTGATTTATCAGCATACCCAACAGATAGGTACGCTCCAGCATACTTGGCTAATTCTTCAATTGCTTTACCGGTATACTGTGGTGCTTTTACTTGCAAGTAAGTCGAGAAAATGATGGCGACAATAATAATAAAAAATTTCACTTTATACACTTTTAGATAATTCCAAAAGAAACTCAATACACTTGGTTTTTCTTTAGTCAATTTCCTCGACCTCCTTTGATTTTTGTGTCTCATAAATTTCTTGGTACACATCACTGGTTTTTAATAACTCTTGATGCGTTCCTTTGGCAACTAGTTTTCCTTCATCTAGCACTAAAATAGTATCAGCTTGCACAACAGATGAAATCTTTTGAGCAATGATAAAAACGGTTGTATCGTTTAACTCATTAGCTAACGCTTCTTTTACGAGTTTTTCACTTTTAGCATCTAGTGCACTGGTGCTGTCGTCTAAAATCAAGACTTTAGGATCACCAATTACTCCTCTAGAAATTGACAAACGTTGTTTCTGACCACCTGAAAAATTTGAGCCTCGTTCTTCCACGCGACTATCAAATCCATCCATTTGTCGTTCAATAAATTCATACGCTTGAGCGATTGACGAAGCACGGTATAACTCTTTTTCATCAGCATTCTTTGCC
This genomic stretch from Vagococcus sp. CY52-2 harbors:
- a CDS encoding thioredoxin domain-containing protein is translated as MTQIDTSKVTTTNGIKIGQKEAPYTLIEFVNLRCPYCRQWWNEKLDLITDEVSKHNLHYVIKLFNKTSPSLILGNVMHQYVPMDERALEIITKIYDTQNEWGRLYSAEEVTHFAEETLGLVKQSNDVVLDSIVKEAEQASIRFVPTLIMGDIDFDQKISNDDFLALFN
- the clpP gene encoding ATP-dependent Clp endopeptidase proteolytic subunit ClpP, giving the protein MNLIPTVIEQSARGERAYDIYSRLLKDRIIMLSGPIDDNVANSVIAQLLFLDAQDPEKDIYLYINSPGGSVSAGLAIYDTMNFVKSDIQTIVLGMAASMGSFLLSSGTKGKRFALPNAEIMIHQPLGGAQGQATEIEIAARHILNTRERLNKILAENTGQPIEIIEQDTDRDNFMSAEDAKKYGLIDEVMVNSAALK
- a CDS encoding response regulator transcription factor encodes the protein MSNKILIIEDEKNLARFVELELKHEKYETEVHYNGRTGLEAALSQEWDAILLDLMLPELNGLEVCRRIRQVKNTPIIMMTARDSVIDRVSGLDHGADDYIVKPFAIEELLARLRALLRRIDIEGDKNVAKQTTLSYRNLTIEKENRVVRRGDEIIELTKREYELLLILMENVNVVLSRDVLLNKVWGYEIEVETNVVDVYIRYLRNKIDVPGEDSYIQTVRGTGYVMRS
- a CDS encoding HAMP domain-containing histidine kinase, producing the protein MNQFKSKMNWPQKFSWKSITLKWTILTSLVISILFTLFAIISYQISTRLMVEQEEVTFNRTLSEVTTRLSRGVESLSFNSSVFYLKESTGEYVGDSYYGVNTLESSMMNLNSFMSELSRPEMDLKVYNVEGDLVFETKNRFVPFDKESQSETVIKTYEYVTGLVLLKPVHSDQTGKLIGYAQGFYDLGFYYKFRKELLQNLIMIGICGLLVSVIVSFLLSTYFTSPLRKMVKTLNNIETAHKTGLRMPVPKSNDEIYDLAMAFNDMIERMERFITQQQQFVEDVSHELRTPVAVIEGHMNLLNRWGKDDPEVLEESLSASLQEITRMKSLVQEMLDLSRAEQSDFHYKNETCMAKETIQTTVSNFQMLYPDFVFNLDDDDLDHSVEIKMYRNHFEQILIILMDNAVKYSRDRKEVIISASKSYQSVDVMIQDFGEGISEEEIEKVFNRFYRVDKARARHTGGNGLGLSIAQQLIENYHGTINVKSHVDLGTAFYVSIPYVTEETTN
- a CDS encoding ABC transporter ATP-binding protein, coding for MTKEKPSVLSFFWNYLKVYKVKFFIIIVAIIFSTYLQVKAPQYTGKAIEELAKYAGAYLSVGYADKSPFTSVIKLLVGLYVLNAISMFIQNILMSRVTGQSTNKMRIGLFRKLQTMTIRFFDTHQHGDILSRFTSDLDNISNTMNQALIQVLTNVSMLIGVTFMMFRENVTMSWVTLAMSPIAIIFAMVIIKQAEKKVGIQQESIGRLNGYIDEKISGQKVIITNGLEEETIEGFEKVNNEVKEATFKGQVYSGLLFPTMQGISLLNTAIVIFAGGWLVNSGSIEKAAGLGLIVTFIQYSQQFYMPLTQISSQFSMLQLAFTGAKRLNQVFAQPDEPDDKNVEKLTGLEKNVTLSHVDFSYEEDRPILKDISIEAKKGQMVALVGPTGSGKTTVMNLLNRFYDVNSGNITIDGRDIRAVTLDSLRSHIGIVLQDSILFSGTIRENIVFGKPDATDEEVVSAAKQANIHDFIVSLEDGYNTIVSDENSIFSVGQKQLISIARTIITNPDLLILDEATSNVDTVTESRIQQAMETIISGRTSFVIAHRLKTILDADFIVVLNQGEIIESGTHDSLIAQKGFYAELYQNQFVFE